In the genome of Candidatus Moraniibacteriota bacterium, one region contains:
- a CDS encoding ribonucleotide-diphosphate reductase subunit beta gives MPIQKGAKPVDINKRRVINGGDADVMQLYPMRHTFAWEAYNVGNANHWLPTEISMQKDIEQWKARDVLSDDERKALKTVLGFFTTADSIAANNVVLAFYRHITSPECRMYLLRQGYEEAIHTHSYQYIVESLGLDESEIFNMYREVEAIYNKDEFILSFNEGIFDQNFKTGTLAADQKFLENMAVFSLILEGIFFYSSFAVMFGFQRQNKMPGSAEQIQYIMRDESQHLNFGINMINAIKEEQPELWTPEFQRHIVDLIRKAVVLEYTFAQEVFPRGIFGMNAEGFKQYIEHVADRRLERVGLPVQYHAENPFPWMSEAVDLSKEKNFFETRVTEYKVGGALEW, from the coding sequence ATGCCAATACAAAAGGGAGCGAAGCCGGTGGATATCAATAAGCGCCGGGTGATAAATGGGGGAGACGCCGATGTGATGCAGCTCTACCCGATGCGCCACACCTTCGCATGGGAAGCGTACAATGTGGGAAATGCCAATCACTGGCTGCCGACAGAAATTAGCATGCAGAAGGATATCGAACAGTGGAAGGCGCGCGATGTACTCTCGGACGATGAACGAAAGGCGCTGAAGACGGTCTTGGGGTTTTTCACGACAGCCGACTCCATTGCGGCAAACAATGTTGTCTTGGCGTTCTATCGGCATATCACGAGTCCGGAGTGTCGCATGTACCTCTTACGACAGGGATATGAAGAGGCGATACATACGCATTCGTATCAGTATATTGTGGAATCTCTCGGGCTTGATGAAAGCGAGATCTTCAATATGTATCGCGAGGTGGAGGCTATCTACAACAAAGACGAATTCATCCTCTCATTTAATGAGGGTATTTTCGATCAAAATTTCAAGACCGGCACTCTTGCCGCTGATCAGAAATTCCTCGAAAATATGGCGGTGTTTTCGCTGATTCTCGAGGGAATTTTCTTCTATAGCTCGTTTGCGGTGATGTTTGGCTTTCAGCGGCAGAACAAAATGCCAGGAAGTGCCGAACAAATTCAGTATATTATGCGCGACGAGTCTCAGCACTTGAACTTTGGCATCAACATGATTAACGCGATAAAGGAGGAGCAACCGGAACTCTGGACACCGGAATTTCAGCGGCACATCGTAGATCTCATCAGAAAGGCGGTAGTATTGGAGTATACCTTTGCGCAGGAAGTTTTTCCGCGGGGCATTTTCGGCATGAATGCCGAAGGGTTCAAACAATATATCGAGCATGTTGCCGATCGACGTCTCGAGCGTGTGGGATTGCCGGTACAGTACCATGCGGAAAATCCGTTTCCATGGATGAGCGAAGCGGTGGACCTCTCGAAAGAGAAGAACTTCTTTGAGACGCGCGTCACGGAGTATAAAGTGGGCGGAGCGCTTGAGTGGTAG